Genomic window (Caldinitratiruptor microaerophilus):
GAGAAGCCCAGCCCCGACAAACCCTTTGCATTCACGGCCGCCGGCAAGCCTGCGTTGCTGGCCCCGGGGAACACCTGGGTCGTGGTGGTACCCGGGCCCCGGTGGCTCACTGCTTCCAGCACCGGTGCCGCACCGGCGGGCTCGTAGGGGCCGACCGCACGTTCCTGGATGAACGGCGCTAGGCTCCGATGAACGGCGTCAGGCCCGGACCGAGGCGGCTCGCCCGGCGGGTCCCCTTGCGGTGGTAGAGGAAGCGGTCCGCCTGGCCGACGAGCTCCCGCGGGGTCCCGCCGTCCTCCGGAAAGACGGCGAGGCCCACCGAGGCGTGTGGCAGCCGGACGTTACGCTTGCCGACACGAAAAGTCCGCCTGGCTGCCCGGTCGATGCGCTCCATGAGGTCGGCTGCCTCCTCCCGGCCCATGCCCGGGAGGATGAGGGCGAACTCGTCCCCGCCGTACCGGGCGACTTGTCCCCCCGGGGGCACGTGGGTCCGCAGGAGCTCGGCCCACTGCCGAAGGGCCTCGTCGCCCGCCAGGTGGCCCTGGGCGTCGTTCACCGCCTTGAGCCCGTCCACGTCCAGGAGGACGACGGCGACCGGCTCGCCGGTGCGGCGCGCGCTCTCCAGGGTCGTACCCAGCCGGTCGTAGAAGGCAGAATGGTTGAGAAGGCCGGTCAACCCGTCGTGAGAGGCAGCATGCGCCAGCTGCTCCTGGTGGCGGCCGAGCCACACCGCGATCCCCAGCACGTGCCGGACGGAATCCAGGAGGTACATCTCGTCCGCCCCGATGCCGCCCAAAAGCGGCGACTCGACGGCCAGCACCCCTGATGTTGACCCTCCGTACCGGATGGGGATCGCGCAGGCAGCGTGAGAGGTCGGCAGGACCGGTGCCGGCCCCGGGGGACTCTCCTGTCCGGACACCACGAGGGGCTGGTCGGTGCGGGCCACGTGTTCCGGCACCGTCACGCCGTACTCCAGGCGTTCGGGCACGACTGCCTGCCCGCCGGGGCCGTCGGCCGCAGCGAGCCGCAGGGCACCCGTCCCGTCGTCCCACAGATAGACCATGTAGGTGTACTCGCCGATGATCTCCGCGCAGATCCTGAGGATGCCGTGCAACACCTGAGGGAACGGGGTTCGCACGTCGGTTTCGTGGATGATCCGGTAGAGGAGCGCGACCTCCTTGTGGTGCACGGGCTGGATCACGCCGGGGGCCAGTGCGGGGGCGACCTGCGGCACCGGTACCGCTTCCTCGGACGGCGGCGCCGGAACCGGCGGCGCGACCCGCGCCGCGGCTTCGATCTCGCCCACTTCGAAGGCGCGGGCGAACGCCTCCACCACAATCGGGTCGAACTGGACCCCCTGGCCCTCCTGTAGCTGCGCGAGCGCCTGCGCCGGACTCAGCGCCGGGCGGTAAGGCCGGTCGGACGTCATGGCGTCGAACGCGTCCGCCACCCCGATGATGCGGGCGTCCAGCGGGATCGCCTCGCCCGCCAGCCCATCCGGGTAGCCGCCGCCGTTGTACCACTCGTGGTGGTGTCGCACACCCGCCATGACTTCCTCGAAAACGCCAGCCTTCTCCAGCAGCTGGGCACCGATGACCGGGTGCTCCATCATCGCCGCCCGCTCCGCGGCGTTCAGCGGGCCGCGCTTGCGCAGTACCCGGTCATCGACGCCCAGCTTGCCGATGTCGTGCAGGAGCGCCGCGTACCGCAGACGCTCGATGTCCTGCGGGGAGAGGCCCATCTGGCGTGCAATCGCCACCGTGTACTCGGCGACCCGGTTGGAGTGGCCGTGCGTGTACGGGTCTCTCGCGTCGATCGCGGCGGTCAGCGTGTGCAGCACCGCCCGGTGAGCCCTGCGGAGCTCCTCCTCGGCCTCCTTGAGGAGTGTGGCGTCCGTCAAAACGTACACCGTCGCGCCCGACGGCGCCTCGGGATAGCGGAATGCACCCCGGTAGAATTCTACGTACCGTACGCGGTTGTGGCCAAACGGCACAACGCTGCGCGCTGTGCCGCTTCTGGGAACGTGGGTGTCCGACTCCACCAAGGCCAGCAGCTTGTCTCCACCAGGGTACCCTACTAAGTCCTTTAGGTGTTTTCCCAGATGCTGGTTAACAGCCTCACCGATCTCAACGAATCGAGAAACCTCCTTGTTCATGTGCAAGATCCGTCCGTGATCATCCGTGACGATCAGAGCGCTTCCGACGGAATTGAGCACAGCCTCCAGTTCTTGGCCTCGCAGTTCACTATTCTCGTAGAGAACCATGTATTCCTTATATGACCAGCGAAGTAGCAACAGCATCATAACCACAACTAATAGCCAGGCCAGTGAGCCCTTAATTATCGTAAACGCACCGAGCAGGGCCACCAGTTGGCCAACGATAAACGTTGTACCAGAGTTTTTGCCAACTACGTCTCTGATCACGTCAAGAACTGGCTTACGTCTGAGCAACGAGAACAGGTAAGAGACAAGCAGAGTGCTGACTCCAAAGTAAGTAAGCGCCGCAACCAACCCGGGCAGTGGGGAATCGAGTTGCCTCAGATGCGACCAACCTGTGAGTCGTAGGGCAAGATACGCCGAAAACGTGGCCAGAACCGAATGAGCCGTGTTGTACGATACCTGCATATACGACAACGCTCGAAGGAGACTGGCAGCCGATGTACCTATCGCAACAGCCCATACCGCGGACGGAAACCCACTGACGAGAACAGCTATGAGATTGACCGCAGCCTTGAGGCTCATCGAGCGATCGCGGCCAATACGGATGGTTAGTTTCTCAAATACCACCGCCAACACGGAAAAGACCAGTACATTTTTCCAGTCTTCGTGCTTAACAAACTGGCCGTATCGAAGCAAAATGAGGGCAGCCAAAGCGGAAAGGAGCGTTACGTACGCTGCGATCGGCCTGCGCAGGTGGATCTCCCCCTGTGGCTGCGCGCAGACTTCGAAAGGAATTGGATAAACGGTCGACGAGAAAATGGGATGGGGCGGGGAGGTAACAAAAACGTCACAACAATACTCTAAAGTCGCTTCATCTTCAGATGACTCACACGTCAGTTCAGTTCCTTAACCCCAGCTGTAATCCCCCAAACTTGCAAGCGCTAGGGTCAGAACGAAGAGAAGCGTCCACACCCACGGCCGCATGAGCCTTCCCTCCTTCCCCTCTAAGGCGGGATGGCCAGTCTAGTGGGACACAAAAGCGAGCCTACCCCCCAGGCCCCAAATCGATCTCGAGGCGTCTGCCCATGAGATCCTGAATCAGCAGAAACAGCCCCAGCGAAATCGCGATGTCACCGACGCTGATGACCCTGCGGACCAGTGGCACCGGAATCACGTCCCCGAGGAAAGAGAGGCGCGTTTCCGGGCCGGCCACGACGTGTTTGGCCTCCGCACCCGCAAGAACAGACTCGATGTTGACCCCGGACGCTTGCGCGGCTCTTGGATCCACCGGCATGCGGCCGCCGTTGGCGGCGATGACCAGCATGTTCAGGATGACCCCGAGAAGCACCAGCCGAAGGCTCTGAAGATGGCTGTTCCGGACAAGTCCGTACACGAGCAGGGAATAGGAGGTGAGGATGAGGACGGCATTTAGCAGCGTGCCGGGGGCCACAAAAGAAAACAGTTGCAGCGCGAGGGCGGCAGGAGCCACCCACATCGCGCGCAACCCCACATCCTCGATCCGGAGCTTTCCCCCGCGCAGAAGCGCCACGACTATGCCAGTCCCCACGACAAGCCAGAGCACTGGCTCGCTCCTCCTCCCCCGCGACCCAGAGCGAGCACGTTTGCACGGCGTCTCTGCGTATGACGCCTCTGCAACCGTGCAACACCGCGAAATTACGGTGGGTTGAGCGTAGCTCCTCCGCGCCGATCGGAAAAAACTTCCCGTGATCCGGCGTTTTCCAGGAGAATACACCTCGCGTTGTCGTTCGGTAGTGAACACCACCCCGCCGGCGACTGTGGACACCGCCCTGTCCCCTACTGACCGCGTACGCGGCACGGCACTGGTCGCACCGGCCGGCGATCAGCGGTCATGAACCCGGAAGCCCGCCGGAGTTCCCGGCGGGCTCCCGATCGTCTTCCCTCACAACATCCGTGCGGGAACGGGGTTCGGAGCGCCGATGGCGGCGAGGAAGCGGGCAACGGCGGAATGCAGTCGCTCCGGCTCCTCGAGCAGCGCCACGTGCCCGGCCCCGGGGACGACCTCGAGAATGCTGTTCCCGAGCCCGCGACAGAGGTTACGGGCTCCCTCGGGCGGGGTGATCCGATCCTCCGTTCCCGACAGCACCAGGGCGGGGGCCCGTACCCGCCGCGGCAGGCCGCTGGCGCGGAAGTTTGCGCAGGCCAACATGTCGGCGTAGCGGACCTCGGGCCGGGTCTGCAACCAGCAGATCTGGTTGAGGCGTACCACCTCTTCCCTGGCGTGGGGACCCAGCTGGCCCTGCCAGAACGCCTCGGACCAGAGACCGGCCCGGGCCATCGCCAGGGCGTCTTCGTCGACCGCGAAACGGTCCGCGATGCCGCTCAGCACGAGACCGGCCACGCGGTCAGGCCAGCGTGCGGCGAACTCGAGCGCAACGGCGGCTCCCAGGCACATGCCCGCCAGCACCACGGGCTGACGCACGCCAAGGGCATCCAGGAACCGATCCAGAAACACCGCGTACTCCCGGGCGTCCGCGTAGCCCTCGCCCTCCGACCGGCCATGCCCCGGCAGGTCCACCGCCACGGTGTAGGCGAGCCGGCCTACCGCCGCGATCTGCTCCCGCCAGCATGCGGACGAGGATGCCATCCCGTGCAGGAAGACCACGGTGTGGTGCTCGACTTCGCAGGAACCGGTGGTCTGGTAGTACGTGCTGCTGCCATCGACCTGTACGGTACCGGCGAGAAGGAACTCCCCTGGCAGCGACCTGTACTCTCGCCAGCGTGAGGATCGGACCACAGTGCGGGATGCCATCCGCTCCAAGTCCTCCCGCTCCGGATTTCCTGCGGTCCCGGCCAGCAGGCACCGGCACCCTTTACGGTCACCCGCCGCCCCCCGTGCCGGACCCGGCTTCACTTACCCTCGTAGTCGTAGAACCCCTTGCCGGTCTTCCGCCCGAGCCGGCCCGCTCGGACGAGCGTCCGCAGCAGCTGGGGTGGCGCGTACTGCGGCTGGTTGAACTCCTGCCAGAAGTACTGCATGACGTTGTGGCACACGTCGATCCCCGTGAAGTCGATGAGCTCCAGCGGCCCCATCGGGTGGTTGAGGCCGAGCTTCACGGCCTTGTCGACGTCCTCCGGGCTGGCGATCCCCTCCTCCACCACCCGGACGGCCTCGATGAGAAGCGGCATCAGGATCCGGTTGACGATGAAGCCCGGGCTGTCCTTCTTCACCTCCACGACCGTCTTCCCCATCGCCTCGGCCACGGCCCGGGCCGTCGCCACCGTCTCGCTGCTGGTGCTGTACCCACGGATCACCTCCACCAGCTTCATGACCGGTACCGGATTGAAGAAGTGCATGCCGCAGACCCGAGACGGCCGCGAAGTGGCGGCCCCGAGATCCGTGATGGAGATTGACGAGGTGTTGGACGCCAGGATGACTTCCGGGCGGCAGATCCGGTCGAGCTCCCTGAAGATCGCCCGCTTGGCCTCGGGGTCCTCGAAGATCGCCTCGATGACGAAGTCGACACCCGCGAACCCGTCCAGGTCCGTCGTGGTCTCGACCCGGGCGAGGGTGGCGCGGCGGTCCTCGTCCGTCAGGCGGCCCTTGGCCACCGACCGTTGAAGTATCTGGTCCATGTTTCGCAGCGAGCTGTCCAGCCGCCCTTGTTCGATGTCCCGCAGGAGCACGTCGTAACCGCTCTGTGCGGCCACCAGCGCGATGCCGGTTCCCATCGCCCCGGCCCCGACCACGCCGATCTTGCGGATCTCGCTCACCGCGGTCGCCCGCTCCCTTCGTGTTCTCTGCAATTTAGAAAAGAGCCAATATTAAGTGGAACGGAGGCTAGACGTCCTTCCGGCGCGACACCGTGCGGGTCCCCCAGCAGCCCCGGGGCGGGGGTGTCCAGTACGTATACTAACGCCGCTCTGCTGCCCCGTTCCAGTCCCGAACAGTGTTCGGATCGGGTCCGAAAGTCGTAAGACCCCGGTCCCGGGACCGGGGTCTGCGGGATCACGGACGCCGCGACAGGCACCCGGGCACCTCACGTGCCGGGAATCTGACCCTCCACGCGCGCGATGGCCTCCCGGATGACGGGTGGGATGGGTCGGGACCGGCGGGTGCGGGCGTCATAGTTCACGTACGTCAACTGTGCCTCCAGGATGACGGTGCCTTCGGGCTCGTCGTCCCGCCAGATGCAGTACCGCACGTCGAACGAGCTGTTCCCGAGGCGGGTCGCCTGAACCCCCACGTAAAGCACGTCGTCCAGGAGGGCCGGCGCCCGGAAGTCGAGCACCGCCCGTACCACCGCCACGTCGAACTCGTACTTCTCCATCTCCCGCCAGGGGAACCCGAGGTACCGGAAGTACTCGGTGAAGCCGTAATCGATGTAGGCCATGTAGTTGGCGTTGAAGACCTGACCCTGCTGGTCGATGTCCCGGTAGGGCACCCGGAAGGCGTGGCAGAACCGGTACCCGCGCTCGGCGAGGCCCCGGGGGAGCGGCGCATCCGGTCGGATCCCCACCATGGCTACCGGCCCACCCACCGCGGCGCCCGCTTCTCCAGGAACGCCTGCACGCCCTCCCGGGCGTCCGCCGTGGCGAAGACCTCCGCGAAGAGGCGCGCCTCCAGCGCGGTCCCCTCCGCCAGGGTCGTGGCCAGCCCCCCGTACACGGCCCGCTTGATGAGCCGGGCCGCTACCGGCGCCTTGCCGGCGAGCTTGGCGGCCAGCTCTCTGGCGCGGGGTAGAAGCTCGGCGTCCGGGACGACCAGGTCCACCAGACCGATCCGAAGCGCCTCCGCCGCGCTCACCGGATCGCCGGTCAGACACATGAGCAGGGCCCGGGACGGGCCGACGAGGCGCGGCAACCGCTGCGTGCCGCCGTAGCCGGGGAGGATGCCGAGGTTGATCTCCGGCTGGCCCAGCCGGGCGGACTCGGCGGCGATGCGGATGTCGCACGCCATGGCCAGCTCGCACCCGCCCCCCAGGGCGTAGCCGTGGACGGCAGCGATCACGGGCTTGGGCAGGGCCGAAAGGCGGTCGAAGATCGCCTGCCCGCGGCGGGAGAGCGATTCCGCCTGGTCCGGAGACAGGCGCGGAAACTCGGTGATGTCCGCTCCGGCCGCGAACGCCTTCTCGCCGGCTCCGTGGATGATGACGGCACGGACGGACTCATCCCCCTCGAGCTCTGCCACGACCGCTTCCAGCTCGGTCAGAAGCGGCGCGTTCAGCGCGTTCACCGGCGGGTGGTCCAGGGTGACGACCGCGTACCCGTCCTCGCGCGCCAGCTTCACAAGCTGTCCCACGCACCCCACTCCCTTGACGGCACCGGATGGATCTTCGCTCACAGGCCGAGGAGGCTGCGGGCGATGACCAGCCGCTGGATCTGGTTGGTACCCTCGTAGATCTGCGTGATCTTCGCGTCGCGCATCATCCGCTCGACCGGGTAGTCGCGGATGTAGCCATACCCGCCGAGCACCTGCACCGCGTCGGTGGTGACAGCCATGGCGCTGTCCGAGCAGAAGGCCTTGGCCATGGCCGAGAACCGGTTGATCTCGGCCGGGAGCCGCTCCCGGCCCCGCTCCTCGATGCCGAGCTCGTCGATCATCGAGGCCGCCCGGTACAGGAGGTAGCGCCCGGCCTCCACCTTCATGGCCATGTCGGCGAGCATGAACTGGATCCCCTGGAACTCGGCGATGGGACGGCCGAACTGGCGGCGCTCCCTGGCGTACTGCACCGCGAAGTCCAGCGCACCCTGGGCGATGCCGAGCGCCTGAGCCGCGATGGTCGTCCGGCTCTGGTCGAGGGTCATCATCGCGTATTTGAAGCCCTCGCCTTCCTTCCCCACGAGGTTCTCCGCCGGCACCCGGCAGTCCTCGAAGAGCAGTTCGGCGGTGGGCGAGCCCCGGATGCCCATCTTCTCCTCGTGGCGGCCGATGGAGAAACCGGGCGTGCCCTTCTCCACCAGGAAGCACGAGATCCCCCTCGCGCCTTTCTCCGGGTCGGTGACCGCGAAGACCGTATACCAGTCGGAGACCCCGGCGCCGGTGATGAACCGCTTGGTCCCGTTCAGGACGTAGTGGTCGCCCTCGCGGCGCGCCGTGGTCTTGATGCTCGCCGCGTCCGAACCGGCCTCGGGTTCGGTGAGCCCGAAGGAGATCAGCTTCTCTCCCCGGGCGATGGGCGGGAGCCACTTCTGCTTCTGCTCTTCGGTGCCGCCGACGAGGATCGGCAGAAGGCCGAGCTCCTGCACCGCGAGGATGAGCGACGAGCTGGCGCAGACCCGGGCCACTTCCTCGACCGCCAGGCACAGGGAGAGCACGCCGGCTCCGGCGCCGCCGTACTTCTCCGGAACCCCGAGGCCCAGCAGCTCCTGCTCGCGGAAGACCTGCAGGACGTCCCACGGGAACTCGCCCGTACGGTCGATCTCCGCCGCACGGGGGGCGACGGCCTTCTCCGCCACTTCCCGGACCATCTGGCGCAGCGCCTCTTGCTCCGCCGTCAGCGCGAACGGCATGTGGAAATCCCTCCGGCAGGAGTTTTCGCCGACGACACCGAACCAGTCCTCGTGTTACCGAACGTTTGGTAGAATGTTCGCCACCGCCGGCCGGCGTCCTGCTTCCCGGCCCGCGATCCGCCCTGCGCCGGCAAAGGAATTCCGGCGGTCCCGCTCGAACCAGTCCTGCAGCAGAGACCCCTGCCTGGTCTCCCGGGTGCGGCCCCGGGGTCTGCGCGCAAGTGAAAATGGTGTCAAGATAGGGGGAGAGCGCCCTGAAGATCGTCGTCTGCCTGAAGCAGGTCCTGGACCCGGAGATCCCGCCGAAGGACTTCCGGATCGACCCGGCCACCCGCAGGCCGGTCCAGGGCAGCGCCAAGATGGTCATGGACTCCTACGCGGAGTACGCCCTGGAGGTCGCCATCCAGCTCAAGGAGAAGCACCCCGGCACCGAGGTGACCGCCCTCTGCGTGGGCGACAAGCCCGCCGACGAGGTGCTGCGCCGCGCCCTGGCCCTCACCGCCGACCAGGCGGTGCGGGTGTGGGACGCGGGCTGGGCCGACCTGGACGCCCCGGCCGTCGCCCACGTGCTCGCCGCGGCGATCCGCAAGCTCGGCGGCGCCGACCTGGTGCTCGTCGGGCGGCAGGGCAGCGACGTCGAGCGGGGCCTGGTGGGCCCCATGCTCGCCGAGGAACTGGGGGCCGCCTGCACCACCCTGGTGGCCCGGGTGGAGGTGCAGGGGGACCGCCTGCGGCTGCGCCGGGAAGCCGACGGCGGCTTCGCCGTGGTGGAGAGCCGCCTGCCGGCCGTCCTGAGCATCACGAACGACGAGACGAACGTGCCGCGCCTGCCCAAGGTCAAGGACCTCATGATGGCCACCCGCAAGCCCATCCAGGTCCTGGGCCCCGCCGACCTCGACCTGGACCCGGCCCGCCTGGCGCCCGGCGTCGAGCTGCGGGACCTCTACATCCCGACCCAGGAGGGCGCCTGCGAGATCATCGAGGGCGACGACGGCCCCAGCCGGGCGGCGGCCCTGGCCCAGCGGCTGCGCGAGCTGAAGGTCCTCTGACCGACGAGCAGGAGGGAACGGACGTTGCGCGAGATCCTCGTCTACGCCGCCAGCCAGGGCGGCGAACTCACCAAGCCCGCGCTGGAAGCCCTCGGCACCGGCCGCCGCCTGGCCGGCGAGGCCGGGGTGCCCCTTTCCGCCGTCGTGCTGGGGGCGGACACCGACGGTCCCGCCCGGGCGGCCATCGCCTGCGGGGCCGGGAAGGTCTACGCCGCCCGGAACCCGATCCTCGCCAACTTCCAGCCGGACCTCTACCTGCGGGGGCTCGAGGCCGCCGCGGCCGCCTCGGGCGCCGACGTGCTCCTCTTCCCCGGCGACGGGCCCGGCCGCGAGCTGGCCGGCCGCCTGGCACACCGGCTCGGGGCGGGCGCCGTCACCGAGGTCGTGGGCTACCGGTTGGACGGCGGCGTGCCCCTCTGGGTGCGGCCGGTGTACGGCGGCAAGGCGATGGCGGTCTACGCCCCGGCCCGGGAGCGGGTGGTGGTGGCGCTGCGGCCCAAGACCCAGGACCCGGCGGTGCCCGACCCGTCCCGGCAGGGCGAGGTCGTGCCCCTCGCCTTCGAGGTGAGCGAGGCGGAGGCCGTCACCCGGGTGGTGGAGAAGATCCAGGAAGCCCTGAGCGGGGTGCGGCTCGAAGACGCCCGGGTGGTCGTGGCCGGCGGCCGGGGCCTGGGCGGGCCGGAGCCGTTCAAGGACCTGGAGGAGCTGGCCCGGATCCTGGGCGGGGCGGTGGGGGCATCCCGGGCGGCGTGCGACGCCGGCTGGGTGCCGCCGACCCTGCAGGTCGGCCAGACGGGCGCGATCGTGGCGCCGGACCTGTACATCGCCATCGGCATCTCGGGGGCCAGCCAGCACCTGGCGGGGATCAGCGGCGCCAAGACGGTGATCGCCATCAACAAGGACCCGGAGGCGCCGATCTTCAAGCGGGCGAACCTGGGCATCGTGGCGGACTACAAGACCGTCCTGCCCGCCCTCACCGCCGAGCTGAAGAAGCTGGTGGGCGCGTGATCCAGGGGCCGCTGCACCCCGTGACAGCCGGGGGACGGCGGCCCTCGTGTCTCATCTCCTGGAGGTGACGGGGCGTGCCCGAAGCGACGCGGCCCATCTACTGGCACATCACCGGCGTCTGGGTCATGTACGCCCTGCTGGTGCCCACCCTCGCCGTCTTCGCGTACGGGCTTAAGCGCCGGTACCGGCTGTGGCGGCTGGGCGGGGCGGAGGCGCGCCTGGACCGCATCCCGGAGCGGCTCCGGCTCGTCTGGACGTATGTCCTGGGGCACCGCCGGCTCCTCCGGGAGGCCGTCGCCGGCTGGATGCACGCCGCCCTGTTCTGGTCGATGGTCCTGCTCTTCCTGGGCACCGTGGTGGTCATGATCCACCAGGACCTGCGGCTGCCCATCATGAACGGCTGGTTCTACCTCGTCTTCCAGAGCCTCGTGCTCGACGTCGTCGGTGCCTTCGGCGTGGCCGCCTTCGCCGTCGCCCTCATCCGGCGCTACGTGGTGCGGGTGCGCCGGCTGCAGCACAACCGGGAAGGCGTTCCGCCCGACCGGAGCGACGGGATCAGCCTGGTCGCGCTCCTCCTCATCTTCCTGCAGGGCTTCGCCCTGGAGGGCATCCGGATCGCCGCCAACCCGCAGCCCTGGGATGGGTGGTCGCCGGTGGGGTACGCCCTGGGGCTGGCGCTCCGTGGCCTGGGTGAGCCGGCGCTCATCGGCGCCTACCAGTTCACCTGGTGGTTCCACCTGGTGACCGTCTTCGCCTGGATCGCCTACCTGCCGTACTCGAAGATGCTCCACGTCTTCACCGGGGCGCTGAACGTCTTCTTCTCCGACCTGGGACCCCGGGCGGCGCTCCTTCAGCCGATCGACTTCGAGAAGGCGGAGCGGCTCGGCGCCAGCGCCATCACCGACTTCTCCTGGAAGGACCTCCTGGACCTCGACGCCTGCACGAACTGCGGCCGCTGCCAGGAGGCCTGCCCGGCGTACAATAGCGGGCAGCCGCTCTCGCCCAAGAACCTCATCCTCGACCTGCGGGACTACCTGCACCGGTACGGCCCGGCCCTCGTGCTGGCCGGGGCCGGCGGCGGCCGGCTGCCGGACCCGGAGACGCTGGCCGCCCGGGGGCTGGAGCTGCCGGCCCTGGTGGGCGAGACCATCCGGGACGAGACCCTCTGGGCCTGCACCACCTGCCGGGCGTGCATGGAGGAGTGCCCGGTGCACATCGAGCACGTGCCGAAGATCCTGGAGATGCGCCGGCACCTGACCATGGAGGAGGCCCGGGTGCCGGAGACGCTCCAGGACGCGCTCCGCAGCCTCGAGGACCGCTTCCACCCCTACAAGGGCACCAGCGCCTCCCGCACCGACTGGTGCGAGGGGCTGGACGTGCCGGTCGCCGCCGAGGCCGGCGAGTTCGACGTGCTCTACTGGGTGGGCTGCGCGGCGGCCTTCGACCCACGGGGGCAGAAGATCGCCCGGGCCTTCGCCCGGCTCCTGCAGATCGCCGGGGTGAAGTTCGCCATCCTCGGCAACGAGGAGAGCTGCAGCGGCGACCCGGCCCGGCGGATGGGGAACGAGTTCCTGTTCGAGCAGATCGCCCGGGCGAACATCGAGGTGCTGAACCGGTACCGGCCCAAGGTGATCGTGACGACCTGCCCGCACTGCCTGAACACGATCGGCACGGAGTACCGGCAGTTCGGCGGCGAGTTCACGGTCAAGCACCACACGCAATTCCTGCAGGAACTGGTCGACTCCGGCCGGCTACGGGTGAAGCCGGGCCGGCTCCGCACGGAACGGGGCGGGGCGCCCCTCGTCACCTACCACGACCCCTGCTACCTGGGCCGCTACGCCGGCGAGTACGAAGCGCCGCGCGCGCTCATCCACGGGACCGGGGTGGGCCTGGCCGAGATGGCGCGCTCCCGCTCGAAGAGCTTCTGCTGCGGCGCCGGCGGCGCCCACGCCTGGATGGAGGAGAGCGGCCCCGGACCGCGGGTGAACCAGATCCGGGCCCGGGAGGCCGTGGAGACGGGGGCGAACGTGATCGCCACCGCCTGCCCGTTCTGCATGCAGATGATGGAAGACGGCGTGAAGACCACCGCCGGCGAGGACGGGCCGGCGGTCCGGGACGTCGCCGAACTGCTCCTGGAGGCGGTCGAGAGCACGGCGCCGTCGCCGCGCTGACGCCGGGGGCCGTGGCCCTACACGGCGCGGCCCGCTCGCCCGTTCCAGGCGCCGGTGAGGCCGCGCAGGTACCGCCCCTCCAGAACCACCGGGAATTCGGGGCCGGCAGCCTTGGGCTGCACCTTCAGGACCAGCCACGGCCCGGCGCCGACCCAGTCGAGGATCCAGCCCTCGACCTCGGGGTCGACCGGCCGGGCCTCCGGGTCGCCGGGGCGGAAGCGGTAGAGGCGGTTGTCCGCGCCCTGACCCACCACCCACGGGCCGATGCGCATGAAGGGGACGGGGAAGTCCCGGCCCCGCAGGGCTTCGGGCACCGCCTCCGGCACCGCACCCGCCGCCGCCTTCAGGAGGAGGGGCGCACGGGGACTGGCGTCGGCCCCTGAACCCTGGTCGTACAGGACGAGCCAGTCGGGGCCCAGCCAGTTCACCGTCACCACCCGGCGGCCGGGGTTCTCCCACAGCACGCCGACCTTCCCTTCGGGGGTTCCCAGGTAGATCGGCCCGCCGGCCAGCTCCCAGTCGCGCTCGTCCCGGGAGGGTCCGCGGTACGCGGCCCCCACGAGGACGAGCCGCTTGCCGTCGGGCGACCAGGCGACTTCGCGGAGCAGCCCGCCGTCGGGCGGCGCCAGCCGGGCCAGGCGGGTGCCCCGCTCGTCCAGGATGTAGACCGCGTTGGACAGCACGAAGTCGCCGTCCTCGCCCTCGAT
Coding sequences:
- a CDS encoding sensor domain-containing diguanylate cyclase/phosphohydrolase encodes the protein MTDATLLKEAEEELRRAHRAVLHTLTAAIDARDPYTHGHSNRVAEYTVAIARQMGLSPQDIERLRYAALLHDIGKLGVDDRVLRKRGPLNAAERAAMMEHPVIGAQLLEKAGVFEEVMAGVRHHHEWYNGGGYPDGLAGEAIPLDARIIGVADAFDAMTSDRPYRPALSPAQALAQLQEGQGVQFDPIVVEAFARAFEVGEIEAAARVAPPVPAPPSEEAVPVPQVAPALAPGVIQPVHHKEVALLYRIIHETDVRTPFPQVLHGILRICAEIIGEYTYMVYLWDDGTGALRLAAADGPGGQAVVPERLEYGVTVPEHVARTDQPLVVSGQESPPGPAPVLPTSHAACAIPIRYGGSTSGVLAVESPLLGGIGADEMYLLDSVRHVLGIAVWLGRHQEQLAHAASHDGLTGLLNHSAFYDRLGTTLESARRTGEPVAVVLLDVDGLKAVNDAQGHLAGDEALRQWAELLRTHVPPGGQVARYGGDEFALILPGMGREEAADLMERIDRAARRTFRVGKRNVRLPHASVGLAVFPEDGGTPRELVGQADRFLYHRKGTRRASRLGPGLTPFIGA
- a CDS encoding DUF5317 domain-containing protein, translated to MLWLVVGTGIVVALLRGGKLRIEDVGLRAMWVAPAALALQLFSFVAPGTLLNAVLILTSYSLLVYGLVRNSHLQSLRLVLLGVILNMLVIAANGGRMPVDPRAAQASGVNIESVLAGAEAKHVVAGPETRLSFLGDVIPVPLVRRVISVGDIAISLGLFLLIQDLMGRRLEIDLGPGG
- a CDS encoding alpha/beta fold hydrolase, with the protein product MASRTVVRSSRWREYRSLPGEFLLAGTVQVDGSSTYYQTTGSCEVEHHTVVFLHGMASSSACWREQIAAVGRLAYTVAVDLPGHGRSEGEGYADAREYAVFLDRFLDALGVRQPVVLAGMCLGAAVALEFAARWPDRVAGLVLSGIADRFAVDEDALAMARAGLWSEAFWQGQLGPHAREEVVRLNQICWLQTRPEVRYADMLACANFRASGLPRRVRAPALVLSGTEDRITPPEGARNLCRGLGNSILEVVPGAGHVALLEEPERLHSAVARFLAAIGAPNPVPARML
- a CDS encoding 3-hydroxyacyl-CoA dehydrogenase family protein, whose translation is MSEIRKIGVVGAGAMGTGIALVAAQSGYDVLLRDIEQGRLDSSLRNMDQILQRSVAKGRLTDEDRRATLARVETTTDLDGFAGVDFVIEAIFEDPEAKRAIFRELDRICRPEVILASNTSSISITDLGAATSRPSRVCGMHFFNPVPVMKLVEVIRGYSTSSETVATARAVAEAMGKTVVEVKKDSPGFIVNRILMPLLIEAVRVVEEGIASPEDVDKAVKLGLNHPMGPLELIDFTGIDVCHNVMQYFWQEFNQPQYAPPQLLRTLVRAGRLGRKTGKGFYDYEGK
- a CDS encoding acyl-CoA thioesterase, with product MVGIRPDAPLPRGLAERGYRFCHAFRVPYRDIDQQGQVFNANYMAYIDYGFTEYFRYLGFPWREMEKYEFDVAVVRAVLDFRAPALLDDVLYVGVQATRLGNSSFDVRYCIWRDDEPEGTVILEAQLTYVNYDARTRRSRPIPPVIREAIARVEGQIPGT
- a CDS encoding enoyl-CoA hydratase-related protein encodes the protein MGQLVKLAREDGYAVVTLDHPPVNALNAPLLTELEAVVAELEGDESVRAVIIHGAGEKAFAAGADITEFPRLSPDQAESLSRRGQAIFDRLSALPKPVIAAVHGYALGGGCELAMACDIRIAAESARLGQPEINLGILPGYGGTQRLPRLVGPSRALLMCLTGDPVSAAEALRIGLVDLVVPDAELLPRARELAAKLAGKAPVAARLIKRAVYGGLATTLAEGTALEARLFAEVFATADAREGVQAFLEKRAPRWVGR
- a CDS encoding acyl-CoA dehydrogenase, which codes for MPFALTAEQEALRQMVREVAEKAVAPRAAEIDRTGEFPWDVLQVFREQELLGLGVPEKYGGAGAGVLSLCLAVEEVARVCASSSLILAVQELGLLPILVGGTEEQKQKWLPPIARGEKLISFGLTEPEAGSDAASIKTTARREGDHYVLNGTKRFITGAGVSDWYTVFAVTDPEKGARGISCFLVEKGTPGFSIGRHEEKMGIRGSPTAELLFEDCRVPAENLVGKEGEGFKYAMMTLDQSRTTIAAQALGIAQGALDFAVQYARERRQFGRPIAEFQGIQFMLADMAMKVEAGRYLLYRAASMIDELGIEERGRERLPAEINRFSAMAKAFCSDSAMAVTTDAVQVLGGYGYIRDYPVERMMRDAKITQIYEGTNQIQRLVIARSLLGL